Proteins from a single region of Macaca fascicularis isolate 582-1 chromosome 5, T2T-MFA8v1.1:
- the AGA gene encoding N(4)-(beta-N-acetylglucosaminyl)-L-asparaginase isoform X2, producing the protein MARKSKLPLLLVPLLLCQALVRCSSPLPLVFNTWPFKNATEAAWRALASGGSALDAVESGCAMCETEQCDGSVGFGGSPDELGETTLDAMIMEGTTMDVGAVGDLRRIKNAIGVARKVLEHTTHTLLVGESATKFAESMGFVNEDLSTSASQALHSDWLARNCQPNYWRNVVPDPSKYCGPYKPLGILKQDIPIHKETEDNRGHDTIGMVVIHKTGRIAAGTSTNGIKFKIHGRVGDSPVPGAGAYADDTAGAAAATGDGDILMRFLPSYQAVEYMRGGEDPTIACQKVISRIQKYFPEFFGAVICANVTGSYDNMKDCLSRKSERINKKSPGTNKLL; encoded by the exons ATGGCGCGGAAGTCGAAATTGCCTCTGCTTCTCGTGCCGCTTCTGCTCTGCCAGGCCCTAGTGCGCTGCTCCAGCCCTCTGCCCCTGGTCTTCAACACTTGGCCTTTTAAGAATGCAACCGAAGCAG CGTGGAGGGCGTTAGCATCTGGAGGCTCTGCCCTGGATGCGGTGGAGAGCGGCTGTGCCATGTGTGAGACAGAGCAGTGTGACGGCTCTGTAGGCTTTGGAGGAAGTCCTGATGAACTTGGAGAAACCACATTAGATGCCATGATCATGGAGGG CACTACTATGGATGTAGGAGCAGTAGGAGATCTTAGACGAATTAAAAATGCTATTGGTGTGGCACGGAAAGTACTGgaacatacaacacacacacttTTAGTAGGAGAGTCAG CCACCAAATTTGCCGAAAGTATGGGGTTTGTCAATGAAGATTTATCTACCAGTGCTTCTCAAGCTCTTCATTCAGATTGGCTTGCTCGGAATTGCCAGCCAAATTATTGGAGG AATGTTGTACCAGATCCCTCAAAATACTGCGGACCCTACAAACCACTTGGTATCTTAAAGCAGGATATTCCTATccataaagaaacagaagataatCGTGGTCATGACACTATTG gCATGGTTGTAATCCATAAGACAGGACGTATCGCTGCTGGTACATCTACAAAtggtataaaattcaaaatacatgG CCGTGTAGGAGACTCACCAGTACCTGGAGCTGGAGCCTATGCTGACGATACTGCAGGGGCCGCCGCCGCCACTGGGGATGGCGATATATTGATGCGCTTCCTACCAAG CTACCAAGCTGTAGAATACATGAGAGGAGGAGAAGATCCAACCATAGCTTGCCAAAAAGTGATTTCAAGAATCCAGAAGTATTTTCCAGAATTCTTTGGGGCTGTTATATGTGCCAATGTGACTGGAAGTTATG ataacatgaagGATTGTCTAtctagaaaatctgaaagaatcaatAAGAAATCTCCTGGAACTAACAAACTGTTATAG
- the AGA gene encoding N(4)-(beta-N-acetylglucosaminyl)-L-asparaginase isoform X1, producing MARKSKLPLLLVPLLLCQALVRCSSPLPLVFNTWPFKNATEAAWRALASGGSALDAVESGCAMCETEQCDGSVGFGGSPDELGETTLDAMIMEGTTMDVGAVGDLRRIKNAIGVARKVLEHTTHTLLVGESATKFAESMGFVNEDLSTSASQALHSDWLARNCQPNYWRNVVPDPSKYCGPYKPLGILKQDIPIHKETEDNRGHDTIGMVVIHKTGRIAAGTSTNGIKFKIHGRVGDSPVPGAGAYADDTAGAAAATGDGDILMRFLPSYQAVEYMRGGEDPTIACQKVISRIQKYFPEFFGAVICANVTGSYGAACNKLSTFTQFSFMVFNSEKNQPTEEKVDCI from the exons ATGGCGCGGAAGTCGAAATTGCCTCTGCTTCTCGTGCCGCTTCTGCTCTGCCAGGCCCTAGTGCGCTGCTCCAGCCCTCTGCCCCTGGTCTTCAACACTTGGCCTTTTAAGAATGCAACCGAAGCAG CGTGGAGGGCGTTAGCATCTGGAGGCTCTGCCCTGGATGCGGTGGAGAGCGGCTGTGCCATGTGTGAGACAGAGCAGTGTGACGGCTCTGTAGGCTTTGGAGGAAGTCCTGATGAACTTGGAGAAACCACATTAGATGCCATGATCATGGAGGG CACTACTATGGATGTAGGAGCAGTAGGAGATCTTAGACGAATTAAAAATGCTATTGGTGTGGCACGGAAAGTACTGgaacatacaacacacacacttTTAGTAGGAGAGTCAG CCACCAAATTTGCCGAAAGTATGGGGTTTGTCAATGAAGATTTATCTACCAGTGCTTCTCAAGCTCTTCATTCAGATTGGCTTGCTCGGAATTGCCAGCCAAATTATTGGAGG AATGTTGTACCAGATCCCTCAAAATACTGCGGACCCTACAAACCACTTGGTATCTTAAAGCAGGATATTCCTATccataaagaaacagaagataatCGTGGTCATGACACTATTG gCATGGTTGTAATCCATAAGACAGGACGTATCGCTGCTGGTACATCTACAAAtggtataaaattcaaaatacatgG CCGTGTAGGAGACTCACCAGTACCTGGAGCTGGAGCCTATGCTGACGATACTGCAGGGGCCGCCGCCGCCACTGGGGATGGCGATATATTGATGCGCTTCCTACCAAG CTACCAAGCTGTAGAATACATGAGAGGAGGAGAAGATCCAACCATAGCTTGCCAAAAAGTGATTTCAAGAATCCAGAAGTATTTTCCAGAATTCTTTGGGGCTGTTATATGTGCCAATGTGACTGGAAGTTATG GTGCTGCTTGTAATAAACTTTCAACATTTACTCAGTTTAGTTTCAtggtttttaattctgaaaaaaatcagCCAACTGAGGAAAAAGTGGACTGCATCTAG
- the AGA gene encoding N(4)-(beta-N-acetylglucosaminyl)-L-asparaginase isoform X3, with amino-acid sequence MARKSKLPLLLVPLLLCQALVRCSSPLPLVFNTWPFKNATEAAWRALASGGSALDAVESGCAMCETEQCDGSVGFGGSPDELGETTLDAMIMEGTTMDVGAVGDLRRIKNAIGVARKVLEHTTHTLLVGESATKFAESMGFVNEDLSTSASQALHSDWLARNCQPNYWRNVVPDPSKYCGPYKPLGILKQDIPIHKETEDNRGHDTIGMVVIHKTGRIAAGTSTNGIKFKIHGRVGDSPVPGAGAYADDTAGAAAATGDGDILMRFLPSYQAVEYMRGGEDPTIACQKVISRIQKYFPEFFGAVICANVTGSYGLF; translated from the exons ATGGCGCGGAAGTCGAAATTGCCTCTGCTTCTCGTGCCGCTTCTGCTCTGCCAGGCCCTAGTGCGCTGCTCCAGCCCTCTGCCCCTGGTCTTCAACACTTGGCCTTTTAAGAATGCAACCGAAGCAG CGTGGAGGGCGTTAGCATCTGGAGGCTCTGCCCTGGATGCGGTGGAGAGCGGCTGTGCCATGTGTGAGACAGAGCAGTGTGACGGCTCTGTAGGCTTTGGAGGAAGTCCTGATGAACTTGGAGAAACCACATTAGATGCCATGATCATGGAGGG CACTACTATGGATGTAGGAGCAGTAGGAGATCTTAGACGAATTAAAAATGCTATTGGTGTGGCACGGAAAGTACTGgaacatacaacacacacacttTTAGTAGGAGAGTCAG CCACCAAATTTGCCGAAAGTATGGGGTTTGTCAATGAAGATTTATCTACCAGTGCTTCTCAAGCTCTTCATTCAGATTGGCTTGCTCGGAATTGCCAGCCAAATTATTGGAGG AATGTTGTACCAGATCCCTCAAAATACTGCGGACCCTACAAACCACTTGGTATCTTAAAGCAGGATATTCCTATccataaagaaacagaagataatCGTGGTCATGACACTATTG gCATGGTTGTAATCCATAAGACAGGACGTATCGCTGCTGGTACATCTACAAAtggtataaaattcaaaatacatgG CCGTGTAGGAGACTCACCAGTACCTGGAGCTGGAGCCTATGCTGACGATACTGCAGGGGCCGCCGCCGCCACTGGGGATGGCGATATATTGATGCGCTTCCTACCAAG CTACCAAGCTGTAGAATACATGAGAGGAGGAGAAGATCCAACCATAGCTTGCCAAAAAGTGATTTCAAGAATCCAGAAGTATTTTCCAGAATTCTTTGGGGCTGTTATATGTGCCAATGTGACTGGAAGTTATG